A part of Cryptococcus neoformans var. grubii H99 chromosome 6, complete sequence genomic DNA contains:
- a CDS encoding cytosolic Fe-S cluster assembly factor NBP35, translating into MSIRLPPHSDIERKCNSLTMIATQRPFPIPSPVPLAPSSTVLPTTVPENAPQHCPGVESSQAGKADACEGCPNQSVCAEGPKGPDPDLPLIRERMSSVRRKILVLSGKGGVGKSTFTAGLSWALAADEECQAGIMDIDICGPSIPLLMGLESSTIHTSASGWSPAYALDNLAVMSIGFLLPSSSDAVIWRGPKKNGLIKQFLKDVEWGDLDYMVVDTPPGTSDEHLSIVQYLKEAGIDGAVLVTTPQEVALQDVRKEIDFCKKVGIPILGMVENMSGFVCPNCKNESQIFAPTTGGAEAMGKELGIELLGKVPLDPRIGMTCDQGISFLDEYPESPATMAYLDIVQRIREILDDE; encoded by the exons ATGAGTATCCGGTTACCTCCTCATTCTGATATTGAACGAAAGTGTAATTCTTTAACTATGATAGCTACACAAAGGCCATTTCCTATCCCCTCTCCTGTCCCTCTCGCACCATCATCTACCGTCCTGCCTACCACAGTACCAGAAAATGCCCCTCAACATTGCCCC GGGGTTGAATCTTCGCAGGCTGGCAAGGCAGATGCTTGTGAAGGCTGTCCCAACCAATCTGTCTGTGCAGAAGGACCCAAAGGGCCTGATCCTGATTTGCCACTTATCCGAGAGCGAATGAGCTCTGTAAGACGGAAGATATTGGTGCTTTCAGGGAAAGGTGGCGTGGGGAAAAGCACATTTACTGCAGGCTTGTCTTGGGCCCTTGCAGCGGATGAAGAGTGCCAA GCGGGAATAATGGACATTGACATCTGTGGGCCATCGATCCCTTTGCTTATGGGATTAGAATCTTCAACCATCCACACCTCGGCCTCTGGATGGTCTCCCGCCTATGCACTTGACAATTTAGCTGTCATGTCGATCGGGTTTCtacttccttcctcgtctgaTGCCGTCATCTGGCGTGGGCCGAAAAAAAATGGGCTTATTAAGCAGTTCTTGAAGGATGTTGAGTGGGGTGATTTGGATTACATGGTTGTTGACACACCTCCTGGAACAAGCGACGAGCATCTGTCAATTGTACAGTACTTGAAGGAGGCAGGTATTGATGGCGCTGTACTTGTAACGACGCCGCAAGAGGTGGCACTGCAAGATGTCAGAAAGGAAATTGATTTCTGCAAGAAAGTCGGGATTCCCATTCtggggatggtggagaATATGTCTGGTTTTGTTTGTCCCAATTGCAAGAATGAGAGCCAAATATTTGCCCCCACTACAGGTGGGGCTGAGGCGATGGGCAAAGAGCTGGGCATAGAATTACTGGGGAAAGTGCCACTGGACCCTAGAATTGGGATGACTTGTGACCAGGGGATAAGCTTTTTGGATGAATATCCGGAGAGTCCGGCAACTATGGCTTATCTAGATATTGTGCAAAGAATAAGAGAGATTCTTGACGATGAGTAG
- a CDS encoding RNA polymerase II-associated factor 1, with the protein MSKKSDLLVRVRYLNPLPNPPFPPKLLNVNTNISRLGEPAYLDQLAATTPLPMLVDSEMGMPLDLNAYDGAWDGKDQSLNPIPDSDRVHHPVDLTLLAPFNPPPTSNGDLKSVLSSNEVSWMRNSSYLTRRNNAKRKDAAEIREEAAVDASEAAQLLMIEKTFLDVTSQDVNQLQHPNPKKRHLKVVESYDVLPDDEAWPNNYILLRFPERPSAATAINPAAGASSPRLSKSILRPIVQDDQQMMEFYLPQEEDLSKLDEAYRRAVDEEPLEKIMQLNEENPNDPEIDHIFSNVYYDRIRTYEVVSTSAPKKEILVSFQEGEESDNEPATKKRKGVYYKEINFRTLLRKTRTKPHDEVDGQSDRWDKSRVGFRLPSQADIAHRDEAKSQVADPTWTNEELRRVHGGDNMAEGQGEAIDDEEVGVDEGAIEAERGAHDGSE; encoded by the exons ATGTCCAAGAAATCTGATCTCCTCGTCCGTGTACGATACCTCAACCCGCTTCCAAATCCTCCGTTCCCTCCAAAACTCCTCAATGTCAATACAAACATATCCAGGTTAGGGGAACCCGCCTACCTAGACCAGCTCGCAGCCACTACTCCCCTTCCTATGCTCGTTGATTCAGAAATGGGTATGCCTCTGGACTTGAATGCTTATGATGGTGCATGGGACGGAAAGGATCAAT CTTTAAATCCTATCCCTGACTCCGATAGAGTCCATCATCCTGTAGATCTCACTTTGCTCGCGCCGTTCAACCCTCCGCCGACATCAAACGGGGATCTCAAATCAGTCCTCTCGAGCAACGAAGTATCGTGGATGAGGAATTCAAGTTATCTTACGAGAAGAAACAATGCTAAAAGGAAGGATGCTGCGGAAATTAGAGAGGAAGCTGCTGTCGATGCCTCGGAGGCGGCCCAGTTGTTGATGATCGAGAAGACATTTCTGGATGTAACTTCCCAAGATGTAAACCAATTACAACATCCCAATCCGAAAAAGAGACATCTTAAGGTTGTCGAG AGTTACGACGTCCTgccagatgatgaagcaTGGCCAAACAACtacattcttcttcgattCCCTGAGCGACCTTCTGCAGCGACAGCAATT AATCCCGCGGCGGGCGCGTCTTCCCCTCGTCTTTCCAAATCTATTCTCCGCCCCATCGTCCAAGATGACCAGCAGATGATGGAGTTCTATCTTCCCCAGGAGGAAGACCTTTCTAAGCTGGACGAGGCTTACAGACGCGCCGTGGATGAGGAACctttggagaagataaTGCAGTTGAATGAGGAAAATCCCAACGATCCAGAGATTGATCATATCTTTTCA AATGTCTATTATGACCGCATACGTACATACGAAGTTGTCTCTACATCGGCACCCAAAAAAGAGATTCTTGTTTCCTTCCAGGAGGGCGAAGAGAGTGATAATGAGCCAGCTActaagaagagaaagggtgTCTATTATAAGGAAATTAATTTCCGAACCCTTTtgagaaagaccagaaCGAAG CCACATGACGAGGTCGATGGACAATCCGACAGATGGGATAAGAGCCGCGTGGGCTTCAGATTGCCTAGCCAGGCGGACATTGCCCATCGTGATGAAGCGAAAAGCCAGGTTGCTGACCCTACATGGACAAATGAAGAACTCAGACGTGTACATGGTGGCGACAATATGGCTGAAGGGCAAGGGGAAGCAAttgacgacgaagaagtgGGAGTTGATGAAGGTGCAATCGAGGCTGAGAGAGGGGCACATGACGGAAGCGAATAG
- a CDS encoding serine/threonine-protein kinase ATR → MTQLATQYNIQGADLQSLLPRLLSEGLTPSGDQQQSSPGDLVQVLLEHCILKPLSMSITVNVQQATYTLAIIKRQATLSPRFLTETYNQAPFYQWLIPRLLQIACSSIASVPTDESVQVVVYIIQILGRDQPDDEDTWAKGPGRAAQILSQLTLFCQDVIDGHESKLYGFAELPSNICAVLSIVSAILQLDLPFALSFISTACAQLSEASRLIDTPESQLIYIQTVNKALGRNIHQGLTKACSYVSSIDIVDGADRKIALMTFYEKMASVHEGLKYDVWWSLLRQCGNLDIKDDSIGFPGICHLLTPVGPRLSRDTIKQIVGLDQIKEWEKTAKEISIQTGNSVKLDTVSALLQKDVQKSKKRKRRTSGNLIADLRELLPDLPDPPEGSSIVDILIQNSLSLSAIAHLMPQIVRFAVGEHDWPRYPTSKEFNPKVLELWIKVNVFDLSMMNALSSIIEHAPSGAIAAESQNLEIIYEKVVMGLNARERPMRVAAGRTLSLFFMTQNAGVDHIIARKNQQRYIEAASTPLQSPATAETAVLLLGDLGRLAQGESLCFVLQLLLRQLGSYNSPLRSLAYTELVALAKHHHKTPYTLLSPFLDRISVLLADNIIRSPYMISETMQFIGSTRQNFLHTTLPHILPALVLSRNREALIHVASIVKQRLGRLFMDHIAGILAQVFLHPQQTAESLDFLVDLIRSMTHGYSEHEPLITVESLMGSCMVDLMVILVVELGDQDKAARRAAKLGLSKAMAYQRTGTDLGAFLKPYMLGVISQLNDMLHDVLGKKSVEYKKKIIRSMGVLIKLVGDSMSSFSPQIMASLQSTLGIKELRHETLNTWAVFTSTLKYADIGPFVGRTTGALVANWPTFDKTAKSVAIRIIDEIADSANDLSQFVEEVVGMDHIDELQRAASLLTAQRKKWPIDIRITKVLDRVASKNIAISLASIRELRLLLVTLQESIQDLVKGDTFNPVAARLMSTLLSIATRDGDCQELRDLSYECLGIIGALDPDRLGYYVESNTFTITSNFADHKESLDFALHLVRDLLVDAFRATNDTKHQNHLAFAIQELLRFCGFSLKVIHPASKIDPSIRQRWQSLPKDQLETLTPLLESRFTLHDVSFRTFSHPIYVAAPTYREWLQRWATDLISKVMSMPDTDRSVSDSKAIFGVFCGVLRNQDVSVAHHILPHLVLNVLLSGVREYRDEICLEIKTVLQDQVQPTSPADRRSLSAQVIFDLMDHLSKWLRLQRVKGSHLDRGERSKVVEGVLSSIETELMAHAALQSKAYARSLRSFEERIIQLREEKKDTAELQTYFERLHQIYAELDEPDGMEGVSAFVISPSLEHQIREHESTGRWTSAQSCWEVRLQQSPDDPTLHVGLLKCLRNLGHYDTLRTHIRGVITRHPDWSLQLAPFAAEAAWIIGDWDTVRQVGPDCPPIGQALLALHEDGDLSSVLTRVRREVGAGITGKGYTPVYEALLQLHLVQEIAMIQDTKKEIQIVSKSKNRHKVVQQHVRQLTASLDSRFYTTSPAFRVREAILSIRRTALGLMNTPSLNPEIGDAWILSSKIARKAGYEQTAYSATLQAREADAPFAFVQEAKLRRAQGSVFKALTDLQNTLAPLATDSKASENIEQDSFRRSRDLAKAVLLLARWANETDRFDQNEIVKRYTQAITLCDTLESPYYHLGHFYDGQVGDPAQKIIYNYHTCNYYSIALRHGVKYIFQTMPRMLTLWLDLGDTKDAKKKKFISKIHSVVGEAAHDLPAYQFYTAFPQIVSRIVHPSVDVSRILRSIMVRVISEYPQQALWPMVGVMKSCQDERRNACLAVFQKATSISTIIRDADTFSSTLLKFTDHKVDGRKREKSIQSHFPYVKSAFPTKMILPLQDALTCNLPTSSDTVKTHNPFPNAPIEIHDVEDRVDVMPSLQRPKKLVFIGSDGKAYPFLCKPHDDLRKDARVMDLNSMINKLLKSASESRRRQLYVRTYAVMPLNEECGLLEWVTNTHGFKGILETNYGRQNKKIFINEVIDLLTTTRKQCPPEVLTAVFKDKVLPLYKPTVFREWFLTSWPEPSAWLSSRLAYSRTLAVMSMIGYILGLGDRHGENILFDGLSGDTVHVDLNCLFEKGKTLEIPERVPFRLTQNMVDALGVTGVEGVFRKAAEITMSILRSNSDSLMSVLEAFVHDPLVEWTSRGRGKSDPRDIRSNADKNLHPIKRKLRGVMNEGTVVSVPNQVETLIKEATSPRNLGAMYVGWAPWL, encoded by the exons ATGACGCAGCTCGCCACACAGTACAACATACAGGGAGCTGATCTCCaatccctccttcctcgcctccTCAGTGAAGGTCTCACTCCTTCAGGAGATCAACAGCAATCGAGTCCAGGCGATCTCGTCCAAGTCCTGCTGGAGCACTGCATCCTCAAACCTCTGTCAATGAGTATCACAGTAAACGTTCAACAAGCCACATATACTCTTGCCATCATCAAGCGACAAGCAACACTCTCTCCTAGATTTCTGACGGAAACATACAATCAGGCACCCTTTTACCAATGGCTGATCCCTAGGCTGCTGCAAATAGCTTGCTCATCAATCGCGTCTGTTCCTACAGACGAATCGGTACAGGTGGTTGTATATATCATTCAGATATTAGGACGAGACCAGCCCGACGATGAGGATACATGGGCTAAAGGACCGGGAAGGGCAGCGCAGATACTGAGCCAGTTGACTTTGTTTTGTCAAG ACGTGATAGATGGGCACGAATCAAAGCTTTATGGCTTTGCCGAGCTTCCAAGCAACATTTGTGCCGTGTTATCAATTGTATCTGCCATTCTTCAGCTCGATCTCCCTTTTGCGTTATCATTTATCTCAACAGCTTGCGCCCAGCTTTCTGAAGCTAGCCGTTTAATAGATACACCAGAATCGCAATTAATATACATACAGACAGTGAACAAAGCTCTTGGGCGGAATATCCATCAAGGATTGACCAAGGCTTGCTCGTATGTCTCAAGTATTGATATTGTCGATGGTGCGGACAGAAAAATAGCACTAATGACTTTCTATGAGAAAATGGCCTCAGTCCACGAGGGATTGAAATATGATGTGTGGTGGTCACTTTTACGCCAATGCGGGAATCTAGATATTAAGGACGATTCTATTGGCTTCCCTGGAATCTGCCATCTTTTGACTCCTGTAGGCCCTCGCCTTTCCCGCGATACTATCAAACAAATCGTCGGCCTTGACCAAATCAAGGAGTGGGAAAAAACAGCCAAAGAAATCTCCATACAAACAGGCAACTCGGTCAAGCTTGACACTGTTTCTGCTCTTTTGCAGAAGGATGTTCAGAAAtccaagaagaggaaaaggaggacAAGCGGGAATTTGATTGCAGACCTTCGTGAACTTCTCCCAGATCTTCCCGACCCTCCCGAAGGAAGCTCTATAGTCGATATACTTATTCAGAATTC TTTATCCTTGTCTGCCATCGCGCATCTCATGCCTCAAATTGTTCGCTTCGCCGTTGGCGAGCATGATTGGCCCCGATATCCTACATCCAAAGAGTTTAATCCTAAGGTCCTGGAGTTATGGATCAAAGTCAATGTGTTCGACTTATCGATGATGAATGCACTGAGCAGCATAATCGAGCATGCTCCATCTGGTGCGATAGCCGCAGAATCCCAAAACTTGGAAATTATCTATGAAAAAGTCGTCATGGGTTTAAATGCACGCGAGCGTCCCATGAGAGTAGCTGCCGG TCGAACGTTATCACTTTTTTTCATGACCCAAAATGCTGGTGTGGATCACATCATTGCCAGGAAAAATCAACAAAGGTACATTGAGGCGGCCTCTACCCCACTTCAGTCTCCAGCAACTGCCGAAACTGCCGTGCTTTTGCTCGGTGACCTCGGCAGGCTTGCCCAGGGGGAGTCATTATGCTTCGTCCTGCAGTTACTTCTACGCCAGCTCGGATCATACAATTCTCCTCTTAGATCCCTTGCTTACACAGAG CTCGTCGCCCTGGCTAAGCATCATCATAAAACACCGTATACTCTTCTGTCTCCGTTCCTCGATCGCATCAGTGTACTCCTGGCCGACAATATCATTCGCTCTCCTTATATGATCTCCGAGACAATGCAGTTCATCGGTTCTACTCGACAAAACTTCTTGCATACGACATTGCCGCATATCTTACCAGCGCTTGTACTGTCGCGCAACCGAGAAGCCCTAATACATGTGGCGAGTATCGTAAAGCAGCGATTAGGTCGTTTATTTATGGACCATATTGCTGGTATCCTCGCGCAAGTCTTTCTCCACCCCCAGCAGACGGCTGAAAGTCTTGACTTCCTGGTTGACCTCATTCGAAGCATGACTCATGGTTATTCTGAGCATGAGCCTTTGATCACTGTAGAATCTCTCATGGGATCTTGTATGGTTGACCTTATGGTGATTCTCGTTGTTGAACTAGGTGACCAAGACAAGGCCGCCAGGAGAGCTGCAAAGTTAGGGTTGAGCAAGGCCATGGCATATCAACGGACAGGTACCGACTTAGGAGCATTTCTTAAGCCCTATATGCTAGGAGTCATTTCTCAACTCAACGATATGCTACATGACGTGCTAGGCAAAAAGTCAGTAGAATACAAAAAGAAAATCATCAGGAGCATGGGCGTCTTAATCAAACTAGTGGGGGATTCGatgtcttctttttcaccaCAG ATCATGGCGAGCTTACAAAGCACACTTGGCATCAAAGAGCTCCGTCATGAAACTCTTAACACATGGGCAGTCTTCACTTCTACTCTCAAATACGCCGATATTGGTCCTTTTGTAGGCCGCACTACTGGTGCACTAGTGGCAAATTGGCCCACATTTGACAAGACCGCGAAATCTGTCGCCATCCGAATCATCGATGAGATCGCCGACAGTGCAAATGATCTGAGTCAATTCGTCGAAGAAGTTGTAGGCATGGATCATATCGACGAACTCCAGAGAGCTGCCAGTCTATTGACAGCCCAGCGGAAGAAATGGCCGATTGATATTCGTATCACAAAAGTTCTTGATAGGGTTGCTAGCAAGAACATAGCAATTTCGTTGGCTTCTATCCGTGAGTTGAGGCTACTGCTGGTCACTCTTCAAGAAAGCATCCAGGATCTTGTGAAAGGAGATACTTTTAATCCAGTGGCCGCTCGACTTATGTCTACCCTTTTATCCATTGCTACTAGAGATGGAGATTGTCAGGAGTTGAGGGATCTCAGCTATGAATGTTTGGGTATTATCGGCGCCTTGGATCCTGACCGTCTGGGATACTACGTCGAAAGCAATACATTTACTATCACCTCGAACTTCGCTGATCACAAGGAGTCACTCGATTTTGCCCTTCATCTTGTGCGTGATCTTCTCGTGGATGCTTTTCGCGCCACCAACGATACAAAGCATCAGAACCATCTTGCTTTTGCTATACAGGAGCTCCTTCGTTTTTGTGGGTTTTCCCTCAAAGTTATCCACCCAGCAAGTAAAATCGATCCTTCAATTCGACAACGATGGCAAAGCCTCCCAAAAGATCAGCTCGAAACCCTGACACCACTGCTCGAATCACGTTTTACCCTGCATGATGTTTCTTTTCGCACCTTCTCGCACCCCATATATGTAGCCGCCCCAACATATCGCGAATGGCTACAGCGCTGGGCGACAGACCTTATTAGCAAAGTGATGTCCATGCCCGATACTGATCGCTCTGTCAGCGATAGCAAAGCTATCTTTGGTGTTTTTTGTGGCGTACTGAGAAATCAAGATGTCAGTGTAGCCCACCAtatccttcctcatctcgtTCTCAATGTTCTACTTTCTGGCGTACGCGAGTACCGCGACGAGATTTGCCTTGAAATTAAAACTGTTTTGCAAGATCAAGTACAGCCTACTAGTCCGGCCGACAGACGATCCCTCAGTGCACAGGTTATCTTTGACCTGATGGACCACCTGAGTAAATGGTTGCGATTACAGCGAGTGAAGGGTAGCCACCTAGATCGAGGAGAAAGATCCAAAGTCGTTGAGGGGGTACTGTCTAGTATAGAAACCGAGCTCATGGCGCATGCTGCTTTGCAGAGCAAGGCATATGCGAGGTCTCTGAGAAGTTTTGAGGAAAGGATTATCCAATTaagggaggagaaaaaagataCTGCGGAACTGCAAACATATTTTGAGCGACTGCACCAAATTTATGCGGAACTGGACGAACCAGATGGGATGGAGGGTGTTTCAGCATTTGTTATTTCGCCTTCTTTAGAGCATCAAATCAGGGAACATGAGAGCACAGGTAGATGGACGTCGGCGCAAAGCTGCTGGGAGGTAAGGTTGCAGCAATCTCCAGATGACCCCACGTTACACGTTGGACTTCTGAAATGTCTTCGAAATCTTGGACATTATG ACACCCTTCGAACTCATATCCGGGGAGTCATTACTCGCCATCCAGATTGGTCACTTCAGCTAGCCCCGTTTGCTGCAGAGGCCGCATGGATCATCGGTGATTGGGACACAGTCCGCCAGGTTGGTCCGGACTGCCCGCCCATCGGCCAAGCTTTGCTTGCTCTACATGAAGACGGTGACCTTTCATCTGTTCTCACTCGAGTGCGTCGTGAAGTAGGGGCTGGCATCACTGGAAAGGGTTATACACCCGTATATGAGGCATTGCTCCAGCTCCACCTTGTGCAAGAGATTGCTATGATTCAAGACACGAAGAAAGAAATTCAAATTGtcagcaagagcaagaacCGCCATAAAGTCGTTCAGCAACATGTACGCCAGCTCACTGCCTCCCTTGATTCGAGATTCTATACGACATCTCCTGCTTTTCGAGTACGGGAAGCTATTCTCAGCATACGTCGCACAGCATTGGGTCTCATGAACACACCCTCACTTAACCCTGAGATAGGCGACGCTTGGATTCTTAGCTCGAAAATAGCTAGGAAGGCTGGCTATGAGCAAACGGCATATAGCGCCACTCTACAAGCCAGAGAGGCAGATGCACCATTCGCATTCGTACAAGAGGCAAAACTTCGTCGTGCTCAAGGCAGTGTTTTCAAAGCATTAACAGACCTTCAGAATACTTTGGCGCCTTTGGCTACTGATAGCAAGGCCAGTGAAAATATCGAGCAAGACTCATTTCGAAGGAGCAGGGATCTGGCAAAG GCTGTACTTCTGCTTGCAAGATGGGCGAACGAAACAGACAGATTTGATCAGAATGAAATAGTCAAACGCTATACACAAGCTATCACTCTATGTGATAC TCTAGAGTCTCCTTACTATCATTTGGGTCATTTTTACGATGGTCAGGTTGGTGATCCTGCACAAAA AATAATCTACAATTACCATACTTGCAATTACTACAGCATAGCTCTGCGCCACGGCGTGAAATACATCTTCCAGACGATGCCCAGGATGCTCACTCTATGGTTAGATCTGGGAGACACCAAAGACGCCAAAAA GAAGAAATTTATTTCCAAAATCCATTCTGTGGTCGGCGAAGCTGCTCATGATCTACCAGCATATCAG TTCTACACTGCTTTCCCTCAAATCGTCTCTCGGATTGTCCATCCTAGCGTAGATGTTTCAAGGATTCTGCGTTCAATCATGGTCCGTGTCATCTCTGAATATCCTCAACAGGCTCTATGGCCAATGGTCGGTGTCATGAAATCTTGTCAAGACGAAAGGCGAAACGCCTGTTTAGCAGTCTTTCAAAAAGCAACC TCTATCTCGACGATAATCAGAGATGCAGATACCTTTTCAAGCACTCTGTTAAAATTTACTGACCACAAGGTAGATGGTCGCAAGCGGGAGAAATCAATCCAGTCCCATTTTCCCTATGTTAAATCCGCATTCCCTACCAAGATGATATTGCCTCTTCAAGACGCTTTGACGTGTAATCTGCCCACGTCATCTGACACTGTCAAGACTCACAATCCTTTCCCCAACGCACCAATAGAAATTCATG ATGTCGAGGATCGCGTGGACGTCATGCCATCACTTCAAAGACCAAAGAAACTTGTCTTCATAGGCAGCGATGGCAAAGCAtatccttttctttgcaAGCCGCATGACGATTTGAGAAAGGATGCTCGCGTCATGGATCTCAATTCCATGATTAACAAACTCCTGAAAAGTGCCTCGGAGTCTAGAAGACGTCAACTTT ACGTTCGGACCTATGCTGTCATGCCGCTGAATGAAGAGTGTGGTTTGCTGGAGTGGGTGACTAATACCCACGGATTCAAGGGCATCCTGGAAACCAATTACGGTCGCCAGAATAAGAAGATTTTT ATCAACGAAGTGATTGACCTACTCACTACAACGAGGAAACAATGCCCGCCAGAAGTCCTCACAGCCGTCTTCAAGGATAAAGTGTTGCCACT TTATAAACCGACAGTCTTTCGCGAGTGGTTTTTGACATCCTGGCCAGAACCTTCAGCATGGTTATCCAGTCGCTTAGCCTATAGTCGCACACTGGCCGTCATGTCGATGATCGGTTACATTCTAGG CCTCGGTGATCGACATGGTGAAAATATCTTATTCGATGGACTCTCAGGTGATACTGTACATGTCGATCTCAATTGTTTGTTCGAAAAG GGCAAAACCCTTGAGATCCCCGAACGTGTACCTTTCCGACTCACACAAAACATGGTCGACGCCTTGGGTGTAACTGGTGTCGAAG GCGTATTTCGCAAAGCTGCAGAGATAACTATGAGTATCCTACGTTCAAATAGCGACTCTTTAATGAGTGTCTTGGAGGCTTTTGTCCACGACCCTCTCGTTGAATGGACCAGTAGA GGTCGCGGAAAGTCAGATCCCAGAGACATTCGAAGTAATGCCGACAAAAACCTCCATCCTATCAAACGCAAACTTCGAGGAGTGATGAATGAAGGCACAGTCGTTTCCGTGCCCAACCAGGTTGAAACTTTGATTAAGGAAGCCACTTCTCCTAGAAATCTT GGTGCAATGTACGTTGGATGGGCCCCATGGTTGTAA